One Desmodus rotundus isolate HL8 chromosome 4, HLdesRot8A.1, whole genome shotgun sequence DNA segment encodes these proteins:
- the ZNF518B gene encoding zinc finger protein 518B, which yields MQIKKMKDIGQQLFSSQVNDGHSSLTMSPRQPNANRATRPDRQEAQTPLYQGSEAEAALLATATCAKCKSVYQIPPQDLRKGPGQGQKEDRYVCFQCSLGVASPHLPFGDSNPSAAHVGNKAETIASPSNNKFKVRNFKPGKYYCDKCRFSTKDPLQYRKHTLQHEEIKFICSHCSHISYTKGEFQRHLVKHTGIFPYRCEYCDYGAIRNDYIVKHRKRVHEKAGGKRPPKVVTKPELKRTSALKQSAELSRASDPGSTLQSKLSDQLSRFSLQTSKDKMHNITLVPESKEYQKDVVCVPNKGPLSEPSEVSVFENKSVEVEVLSPATEPVQPGMPLTVVAPAELVVPANCLAQLIDVKVVNGTQQLVLKLFPLEENNRLEAGAGDRVHSGRMSKEKGSNGQEKTVSAEQTKSLTIEGNVGELGGLDNLQSVQKQVKNVKWIRSYDMFMSNSSVYSCAESLLNSARAEDLQKRSPVYPHRTALPPAALKDHCPLSVVKNSVLRSLGAASHPFPCRAAVPFTDGRTRLHSDPKQCFPLGASPATISFSGERGFLPISKNDLESRSEISIPVRMVPSARKLKGSQMEEYKAVSNIGQVSSQYRSEYLHINITGEDRARSPQPGEGPLALQTSERTSDSFDGPVISSVFSLSSGSEDVPESVKWNSSTSKIKSIELLRRKIAQLIESCGKPSSLAASNAQRRSVGQASKGTSKATPEEINVPFTGSGYSPGTLSKPQDGGGISGRQIYPPFVEGSNGKSESRITRKAPVATPVLIPKGAVLRVLNSSKDAHIIEATCEAPVSIPCSETQLIKPIPLCPVKPTDSDLQASTSESGPIDTSHNLDTSLRPKPRKEGAVYSTTLKKTGSLHSQQGSSELSKQGKVVSRRLPINKNKAKHVSSSKKKSKIQADPSHCLKEPSIFQVARQLRLIAAKPDQLIKCPRRNQPVIVLNHPDVDSPEVTNVMKVINKYKGNVLKVVLSERTRCQLGIRRHHVRLTYQNMEEANQIKRQMMLKMKLKKVHKNNYQVVDSLPDDSQCTFKCWFCGRLYEDQEEWMSHGQRHLIEATRDWDVLYSKGK from the coding sequence atgcaaataaagaagATGAAGGATATTGGACAGCAGTTGTTCAGTTCACAAGTGAATGATGGACACAGTTCTTTGACCATGTCGCCCAGGCAGCCTAACGCTAATAGAGCCACTCGGCCAGACAGACAGGAGGCCCAGACGCCCCTGTACCAGGGCTCGGAGGCGGAGGCCGCCCTGCTGGCCACGGCCACGTGTGCCAAGTGCAAGAGCGTTTATCAGATCCCTCCCCAGGATCTGAGGAAGGGGCCTGGGCAAGGCCAAAAGGAAGACAGATATGTGTGCTTCCAGTGCAGCCTTGGGGTGGCTTCGCCCCATCTGCCTTTCGGGGACAGTAACCCCAGTGCTGCGCACGTTGGAAATAAAGCCGAAACCATCGCAAGCCCCAGCAATAACAAGTTCAAGGTAAGGAACTTTAAACCAGGCAAGTACTATTGTGATAAATGTCGCTTTTCCACGAAGGATCCTCTGCAGTACAGGAAGCACACGCTTCAACACGAAGAGATCAAGTTCATTTGCTCTCACTGCAGCCACATCTCCTACACGAAGGGGGAGTTTCAGAGGCACTTGGTGAAACACACAGGCATCTTCCCTTACCGGTGTGAGTACTGTGACTACGGCGCCATTCGGAACGATTACATCGTCAAACACCGAAAGAGGGTTCACGAGAAGGCTGGCGGGAAACGGCCACCCAAAGTTGTCACCAAGCCGGAGCTGAAAAGGACCAGCGCTTTGAAACAAAGTGCAGAGCTTTCAAGAGCCTCCGATCCAGGCTCCACGCTGCAGAGCAAGTTGTCAGATCAACTTTCAAGGTTCTCCCTACAGACAAGCAAAGACAAAATGCACAACATCACGCTGGTACCCGAGTCGAAGGAATACCAAAAAGACGTGGTGTGTGTTCCCAATAAGGGGCCCCTGTCGGAGCCCAGTGAAGTCAGTGTGTTTGAGAACAAAAGCGTGGAGGTGGAAGTGCTCTCCCCGGCCACAGAGCCCGTTCAGCCTGGAATGCCACTGACCGTGGTGGCACCAGCGGAACTCGTCGTCCCTGCAAACTGTTTAGCCCAGTTGATAGATGTGAAGGTTGTCAATGGAACACAGCAGCTTGTTCTGAAACTATTTCCTCTGGAAGAAAATAATCGCCTAGAAGCTGGTGCGGGTGACAGAGTTCATTCTGGGCGTATGAGTAAAGAGAAGGGttcaaatggacaagaaaaaacgGTTTCCGCAGAACAAACCAAGTCCCTAACGATTGAAGGGAATGTTGGAGAACTCGGAGGCCTGGATAACCTTCAGTCAGTTCAGAAGCaagttaaaaatgtgaaatggaTAAGGTCTTATGATATGTTCATGTCAAATTCTAGTGTGTACAGCTGTGCGGAATCCCTTCTCAACTCGGCTAGAGCGGAGGATTTGCAGAAAAGAAGTCCCGTGTATCCACATAGAACTGCCCTTCCTCCCGCTGCCCTGAAAGATCACTGTCCATTGTCTGTAGTGAAAAACAGTGTTTTACGTAGTCTTGGCGCCGCATCGCATCCTTTCCCGTGTAGAGCCGCTGTTCCTTTTACAGATGGCAGGACCCGTTTGCACAGCGACCCGAAGCAGTGTTTTCCTCTCGGGGCATCACCCGCTACCATCTCCTTCTCTGGGGAAAGGGGCTTTTTGCCCATCAGTAAAAATGACTTGGAATCTAGAAGTGAGATCAGTATTCCCGTAAGAATGGTTCCGTCTGCTAGGAAGCTGAAAGGCAGCCAGATGGAGGAATACAAAGCAGTTTCAAACATAGGCCAGGTTTCCTCTCAATACAGAAGCGAGTATTTACACATAAACATAACAGGAGAAGATAGAGCCAGGTCTCcacagcctggggaggggcctCTGGCGTTACAGACTTCTGAAAGGACTAGCGACTCTTTCGACGGCCCAGTCATCTCATCAGTGTTTTCTCTGAGCTCTGGATCTGAAGACGTCCCAGAGAGTGTCAAGTGGAATAGTTCGACTTCCAAAATAAAGTCAATTGAACTCTTGCGCAGAAAGATCGCTCAGTTGATTGAATCCTGTGGCAAGCCTTCATCTCTGGCTGCAAGTAATGCACAACGTCGTTCTGTAGGGCAGGCATCGAAGGGAACTTCGAAAGCTACCCCTGAAGAAATCAATGTGCCATTCACTGGCAGTGGCTATTCCCCAGGTACTCTCTCAAAACCTCAGGATGGTGGTGGTATTAGTGGGCGGCAAATATATCCACCATTTGTAGAAGGCAGCAATGGGAAATCCGAAAGCCGAATAACCAGGAAGGCTCCTGTTGCTACTCCAGTGTTGATCCCCAAAGGGGCAGTGTTGAGGGTTCTTAATTCCTCCAAGGATGCCCACATTATAGAGGCTACATGTGAAGCGCCTGTCAGTATCCCTTGCAGTGAGACCCAGTTAATAAAACCCATTCCACTCTGCCCTGTGAAACCGACAGACTCAGACTTACAGGCTTCGACAAGTGAGAGTGGGCCAATAGACACGTCCCATAACCTCGACACATCTCTTCGACCTAAACCAAGAAAAGAGGGTGCTGTTTATAGCACCACCCTGAAAAAAACTGGCTCCCTGCACAGTCAGCAAGGAAGCAGTGAATTGAGTAAGCAAGGGAAAGTGGTTTCCAGACGTCttcctataaataaaaataaagccaagcATGTCAGTTCAtccaagaagaaaagcaaaattcagGCTGATCCCAGCCACTGTCTCAAGGAGCCTTCGATTTTTCAGGTTGCGAGACAGCTTCGACTGATAGCAGCTAAGCCAGACCAGTTGATTAAATGCCCCCGTCGGAACCAGCCTGTCATCGTGTTAAACCATCCTGATGTCGACTCACCAGAAGTGACCAATGTGATGAAGGTAATAAACAAGTACAAAGGCAACGTCCTCAAAGTTGTCCTATCAGAGAGGACCAGGTGTCAGTTAGGCATCAGGCGGCATCATGTTCGGCTGACCTACCAGAATATGGAGGAAGCTAatcaaataaaaaggcaaatgatgttgaaaatgaaattgaaaaaagtCCATAAGAACAACTACCAGGTGGTGGATTCCTTGCCCGATGACTCACAGTGTACATTCAAGTGCTGGTTTTGCGGACGGCTCTACGAAGACCAGGAGGAGTGGATGAGTCACGGCCAACGGCATTTGATAGAAGCAACTAGAGATTGGGATGTTCTTTATTCCAAGGGCAAATAA